Part of the Bdellovibrio bacteriovorus genome, CAGGGGGCTTTAGACAGCCTAAGTAAAGACGATGCTCGCTGGTGGACAGCACAGTTTTTACAATCAGAAGAAAAGTTTTCAGCCCAAAATATCACGGGCAGTTTACAGCTGATTGAAAACCTGCAAAAGATTGCCGTTTTAAAAAATCCATTAGAAAAACGTTTTGTGCGTTCGGTCTGGACTCTTCAAGAGGGTTTTGAAGTCAAACGCAACAACGGTCGTAGTCCGGCAAGTACCAATGAAAACCGCGAAGAGTGGCTTGAGAAATTCAAAGAACGCTACGAGGTTCCATGATTCTGCCTTATCCGGAAGAAATCCAGTCGTTAAAACGCTTCCCGCTGACATTAACTTTGGCGGCATTGAACGTTTTGCTTTTTGTGATGATCTTTAGTGGCAATCCGGGTGGAGACGTGTCCTCTTCGGCCCTTTTAGATTCGGACGGTTTGGTTTTAACCGGCCGACTTTATCATCAATATTACGACAGTCTTCCTCGAAAAGACCAAGCCCGCCGACCTTCATGGGTTCAAAAGACGAACTCTAGCGACACTGAACATTTAGGCGTCTTAGGGGCTTATGCTCTTCGCGATGCCAACTTTGTGGCGGCGGCCGAAAAGTTTTCTTTTAAAGGAGATGTCATCCAGATCGAGGGATGGAAGAAGCACTTTACGGAGTTCCGCAAAAAATATAAGGCTCAGCTGCTTTATCGTTTCGGTCTGAGTTCGCTGGAGATGAAGCCGCTGTCTTGGGTTACCTATCAATTTTCGCATTCAACCTGGATGCATCTTTTATCGAATTTGGTCTTTTTAGTTGTGATGGGCATGGCCGTGGAAAGCATGGTGGGCAGTGCCGGGCTGGTATTGGTATATCTCTTAGGTGGCTTCCTGGGGGGCTTGGGCTTCCTGATTTTCGACCCCTCCGGAACGGTGCCG contains:
- a CDS encoding rhomboid family intramembrane serine protease, which translates into the protein MILPYPEEIQSLKRFPLTLTLAALNVLLFVMIFSGNPGGDVSSSALLDSDGLVLTGRLYHQYYDSLPRKDQARRPSWVQKTNSSDTEHLGVLGAYALRDANFVAAAEKFSFKGDVIQIEGWKKHFTEFRKKYKAQLLYRFGLSSLEMKPLSWVTYQFSHSTWMHLLSNLVFLVVMGMAVESMVGSAGLVLVYLLGGFLGGLGFLIFDPSGTVPMVGASASISALLAFYCVAEPRMRVRFLYLVSPMPGYYGAIYLPTLLMIPLFLVSDVANLWATPEGLGAGVAYAAHLGGAVLGVFLGTLYRFKKPLQLEHHIVKYFS